In Leishmania mexicana MHOM/GT/2001/U1103 complete genome, chromosome 20, one genomic interval encodes:
- a CDS encoding calpain-like cysteine peptidase, producing MSQDQHNDEAHWTEIEEEAPQEGEVPDVPDQAEDCNEGAPGEEQGEDCNEGSPAEEQAEDCNEGAPAEELAEDCNEGAPAEELAEDCNEGAPAEEQAEGAADGPDQCQDLEGEEKPELPCEETQQGEQFTEEVVSVEALETQEHGAPAPEEAYEGECAEDFAQEFHCLQYYSGDSEAQVVPQQAFEEEAPQEYPKETDNNYDAPQHAHEVVGPGSAHARSMPAPHAAAAPPSAIVKPRTRHVKSVARWEAVGYDPRDGSDDEFELSTCMAPVYEDEGEEGNEDASVFKHGEPDFKGEIMSCFDEPNLLYRIIDPKTKTWAFYNDSLQYEMHVQFIFGKHSKLQPLENTTLRQNEEGQYVMEVVVYPTETEMFSQGTVNGFTSKLRAVPLTVDYHNARRRITEELVNNETAAIQQVTNSDNAEDVLQACIDSGIPFVDPEFPPCQASLEAGASKPFKPFAWARPQACVPEEMASQVRLFRASVRPACVDAGDLGDSWVICSVASVSEDPARLMGMFRHPEGKAAAQREHAVGAYRVTFNKNGWWRSVVVDSYLPVSGGKLKYAKSATDPAEIWPAILEKAYAKLHGSYGRICSGDPLHALQDMTGFSTMRFDESLTDDKASDQLFSDLVHGIAAGYTVICSTPGRGPHDKDQELCEMYAQVGLVTGCAYTILEAKYIESKELRMVKVRNVWGHSVEWSGNWGNDDTKWDANPDIAEECNFQKAADGMFWMSWKDARKYFNGGGVCFTHQAAYDYRMNCVFTEGVPSAVLEIEVQSPTCFTFVISQDDKRCQVNASEYKPVMISIAEPVEGEMYKVVMNSSANGARPTSDKWTFLQARDVSLIHELDAGKYIVVPRIMPSDDPVEPVPYVLGMICSKEVGNGDVSVKFKRLDAGNRVFENFPKFEPELMEVEQPVQYQKRAPGEAFPMTQMGEELM from the coding sequence ATGTCTCAAGATCAGCATAACGACGAGGCCCACTGGACCGAGATCGAAGAGGAGGCTCCACAGGAAGGGGAAGTCCCCGACGTGCCTGACCAGGCTGAGGATTGCAACGAGGGCGCACCGGGAGAGGAGCAGGGTGAGGATTGCAACGAGGGCTCACCGGCAGAGGAGCAGGCTGAGGATTGCAACGAGGGCGCACCGGCAGAGGAGCTGGCTGAGGATTGCAACGAGGGCGCACCGGCAGAGGAGCTGGCTGAGGATTGCAACGAGGGCGCACCGGCAGAGGAGCAGGCTGAGGGAGCCGCAGATGGACCTGATCAATGTCAAGATCTGGAGGGTGAAGAGAAACCTGAACTGCCATGTGAGGAGACACAACAGGGCGAACAGTTCACAGAGGAGGTCGTCTCGGTCGAGGCTCTCGAGACCCAGGAGCACGGTGCCCCTGCACCCGAGGAGGCTTACGAGGGAGAGTGTGCCGAGGACTTTGCTCAGGAGTTCCACTGTCTCCAATATTACTCGGGGGACAGCGAGGCCCAAGTAGTCCCGCAGCAGGCtttcgaggaggaggctccTCAGGAGTACCCGAAAGAGACCGACAATAACTAtgacgcaccgcagcacgcgcacgaaGTGGTGGGTCCTGGCAGCGCTCACGCCCGCTCGATGCCTGCGccgcacgctgccgctgcgccgccgagcGCGATTGTGAAGCCGCGGACGCGCCACGTGAAGAGCGTCGCTCGctgggaggcggtggggtATGACCCGCGTGACGGGAGCGACGATGAGTTCGAGCTGTCGACGTGCATGGCACCGGTATACGAGGACGAGGGTGAGGAGGGCAACGAGGATGCGAGCGTGTTCAAGCACGGCGAGCCGGATTTCAAGGGGGAGATCATGTCGTGCTTCGACGAGCCGAACCTGCTGTACCGGATCATTGACCCGAAGACGAAGACGTGGGCGTTTTACAACGACAGCCTGCAGTACGAGATGCATGTACAGTTCATATTTGGCAAGCACTCGAAactgcagccgctggagaACACGACGTTGCGGCAGAACGAAGAGGGCCAATACGTGATGGAGGTGGTCGTGTACCCGACGGAGACTGAGATGTTTTCGCAGGGCACTGTGAACGGGTTCACAAGCAAGCTGCGCGCGGTGCCACTGACGGTGGACTACCATAATGCGCGCCGCAGGATCacggaggagctggtgaACAACGAGACGGCTGCGATCCAGCAGGTGACGAACAGCGACAACGCGGAGGACGTGCTGCAGGCGTGCATCGACAGCGGGATTCCGTTCGTGGACCCCGAGTTCCCGCCGTGCCAGGCGTCGCTGGAGGCTGGGGCGAGCAAGCCGTTCAAGCCGTTTGCGTGGGCACGCCCccaggcgtgcgtgccggaGGAGATGGCGTCGCAGGTGCGACTGTTCCGCGCGAGCGTGAGGCCCGCCTGCGTGGACGCTGGCGACCTCGGCGACTCGTGGGTGATTTGCTCTGTTGCGTCGGTGTCGGAGGACCCTGCGCGGCTGATGGGGATGTTCCGCCACCCGGAGGGCaaggctgcggcgcagcgcgagcACGCGGTTGGCGCGTACCGCGTGACGTTCAACAAAAatgggtggtggcgcagcgtggtggtggacagCTACCTGCCTGTGTCCGGCGGCAAGCTGAAGTACGCGAAGAGCGCGACGGACCCTGCGGAGATCTGGCCTGCGATCCTAGAGAAGGCGTACGCGAAGCTGCATGGCAGCTACGGGAGGATCTGCTCCGGCGACCCGCTGCACGCACTCCAGGACATGACCGGGTTCTCGACGATGCGCTTCGACGAGTCGCTGACGGACGACAAGGCGAGCGACCAGCTGTTCAGCGATCTTGTGCACGGGATTGCTGCAGGGTACACGGTGATCTGCAGCACGCCCGGGCGCGGGCCGCACGACAAGGACCAGGAGCTGTGCGAGATGTACGCGCAGGTGGGGCTTGTGACCGGGTGCGCGTACACGATCCTGGAGGCGAAGTACATCGAGAGCAAGGAGCTGCGGATGGTGAAGGTACGCAACGTGTGGGGGCACAGCGTGGAGTGGAGCGGCAACTGGGGGAACGACGACACGAAATGGGACGCGAACCCGGACATCGCGGAGGAGTGCAACTTCCAGAAGGCGGCGGATGGGATGTTCTGGATGTCGTGGAAGGACGCGCGGAAGTACTTCAacggtggtggcgtgtgCTTCACGCACCAGGCGGCGTACGACTACCGCATGAACTGCGTGTtcacggaaggcgtgccgtccgctgtgctggaGATCGAGGTGCAGTCGCCTACGTGCTTCACGTTTGTGATTTCGCAGGACGACAAGCGGTGCCAGGTGAACGCGTCGGAGTACAAGCCTGTGATGATCAGCATTGCGGAGCCCGTGGAGGGCGAGATGTACAAGGTCGTCATGAACTCCTCGGCGAACGGCGCGCGGCCGACGTCGGACAAGTGGACGTTTCTGCAGGCACGCGACGTCTCGCTGATCCACGAGCTGGACGCTGGGAAGTACATTGTCGTGCCGCGCATCATGCCTTCGGATGACCCGGTGGAGCCTGTACCGTACGTTCTGGGGATGATCTGCAGCAAGGAGGTCGGGAACGGCGACGTGAGCGTGAAGTTCAAGCGCCTGGACGCTGGCAACCGCGTGTTTGAGAACTTCCCGAAGTTCGAGCCGGAGCTgatggaggtggagcagccGGTCCAGTACCAGAAGCGCGCGCCGGGCGAGGCATTCCCGATGACGCAGATGGGGGAGGAGCTGATGTAG
- a CDS encoding putative calpain-like cysteine peptidase, whose protein sequence is MSHNGETGEWRELDEEQPTLSSKPQDATMNTYSTQEHGAPAHEEAYEGECAEHFAQEFHCLQHYSADIKAQVVPQQAFEEEAPQEYPKETDNNYDAPQHAHEVVGPGSAHARSMPAPHAAAAPPSAIVKPRTRHVKSVARWEAVGYDPRDGSDDEFEQSTCMAPVYEDEGEEGNEDASVFKHGEPDFKGEIMSCFDEPNLLYRIIDPKTKTWAFYNDSLQYEMHVQFIFGKHSKLQPLENTTLRQNEEGQYVTFNKNGWWRSVVVDSYLPVSGGKLKYAKSATDPAEIWPAILEKAYAKLHGSYGRICSGDPLHALQDMTGFSTMRFDESLTDDKASDQLFSDLVHGIAAGYTVICSTPGRGPHDKDQELCEMYAQVGLVTGCAYTILEAKYIESKELRMVKVRNVWGHSVEWSGNWGNDDTKWDANPDIAEECNFQKAADGMFWMSWKDARKYFNGGGVCFTHQAAYDYRMNCVFTEGVPSAVLEIEVQSPTCFTFVISQDDKRCQVNASEYKPVMISIAEPVEGEMYKVVMNSSANGARPTSDKWTFLQARDVSLIHELDAGKYIVVPRIMPSDDPVEPVPYVLGMICSKEVGNGDVSVKFKRLDAGNRVFENFPKFEPELMEVEQPVQYQKRAPGEAFPMTQMGEELM, encoded by the exons ATGTCGCACAACGGTGAAACGGGTGAGTGGCGAGAGCTCGATGAAGAGCAGCCGACGCTATCCTCCAAGCCCCAGGACGCAACGATGAACACATATTCAACCCAGGAGCACGGTGCCCCTGCACACGAGGAGGCTTACGAGGGAGAGTGTGCCGAGCACTTTGCTCAGGAGTTCCACTGTCTCCAACATTACTCGGCGGACATCAAGGCCCAAGTAGTTCCGCAGCAGGCtttcgaggaggaggctccTCAGGAGTACCCGAAAGAGACCGACAATAACTAtgacgcaccgcagcacgcgcacgaaGTGGTGGGTCCTGGCAGCGCTCACGCCCGCTCGATGCCTGCGccgcacgctgccgctgcgccgccgagcGCGATTGTGAAGCCGCGGACGCGCCACGTGAAGAGCGTCGCTCGctgggaggcggtggggtATGACCCGCGTGACGGGAGCGACGATGAGTTCGAGCAGTCGACGTGCATGGCACCGGTATACGAGGACGAGGGTGAGGAGGGCAACGAGGATGCGAGCGTGTTCAAGCACGGCGAGCCGGATTTCAAGGGGGAGATCATGTCGTGCTTCGACGAGCCGAACCTGCTGTACCGGATCATTGACCCGAAGACGAAGACGTGGGCGTTTTACAACGACAGCCTGCAGTACGAGATGCATGTACAGTTCATATTTGGCAAGCACTCGAAactgcagccgctggagaACACGACGTTGCGGCAGAACGAAGAGGGCCAATAC GTGACGTTCAACAAAAatgggtggtggcgcagcgtggtggtggacagCTACCTGCCTGTGTCCGGCGGCAAGCTGAAGTACGCGAAGAGCGCGACGGACCCTGCGGAGATCTGGCCTGCGATCCTAGAGAAGGCGTACGCGAAGCTGCATGGCAGCTACGGGAGGATCTGCTCCGGCGACCCGCTGCACGCACTCCAGGACATGACCGGGTTCTCGACGATGCGCTTCGACGAGTCGCTGACGGACGACAAGGCGAGCGACCAGCTGTTCAGCGATCTTGTGCACGGGATTGCTGCAGGGTACACGGTGATCTGCAGCACGCCCGGGCGCGGGCCGCACGACAAGGACCAGGAGCTGTGCGAGATGTACGCGCAGGTGGGGCTTGTGACCGGGTGCGCGTACACGATCCTGGAGGCGAAGTACATCGAGAGCAAGGAGCTGCGGATGGTGAAGGTACGCAACGTGTGGGGGCACAGCGTGGAGTGGAGCGGCAACTGGGGGAACGACGACACGAAATGGGACGCGAACCCGGACATCGCGGAGGAGTGCAACTTCCAGAAGGCGGCGGATGGGATGTTCTGGATGTCGTGGAAGGACGCGCGGAAGTACTTCAacggtggtggcgtgtgCTTCACGCACCAGGCGGCGTACGACTACCGCATGAACTGCGTGTtcacggaaggcgtgccgtccgctgtgctggaGATCGAGGTGCAGTCGCCTACGTGCTTCACGTTTGTGATTTCGCAGGACGACAAGCGGTGCCAGGTGAACGCGTCGGAGTACAAGCCTGTGATGATCAGCATTGCGGAGCCCGTGGAGGGCGAGATGTACAAGGTCGTCATGAACTCCTCGGCGAACGGCGCGCGGCCGACGTCGGACAAGTGGACGTTTCTGCAGGCACGCGACGTCTCGCTGATCCACGAGCTGGACGCTGGGAAGTACATTGTCGTGCCGCGCATCATGCCTTCGGATGACCCGGTGGAGCCTGTACCGTACGTTCTGGGGATGATCTGCAGCAAGGAGGTCGGGAACGGCGACGTGAGCGTGAAGTTCAAGCGCCTGGACGCTGGCAACCGCGTGTTTGAGAACTTCCCGAAGTTCGAGCCGGAGCTgatggaggtggagcagccGGTCCAGTACCAGAAGCGCGCGCCGGGCGAGGCATTCCCGATGACGCAGATGGGGGAGGAGCTGATGTAG
- a CDS encoding putative calpain-like cysteine peptidase, producing the protein MTAVNGKVDEFDEGSVTQKKYGPNDYRYGEPVYKGDATPCFEDGLLFRIVEKNNNRWSFYNDTTHTQMNVQIVFGRNSSLRALENTEMVKLENGSYRATVTVYPMETELFVEGEVNGFTSNIRALPLTEDYLKDMARQDYEFIKQETATLYNAVDKNATTDDMVRKCVQSKIKFVDFAFPPEQKSLQIGSLMKLKVLAWERPGMFLSDENARQARLFRNGVHPSNIDEGDLGDSWLTGAMAALSEFPDKIRDIFRHPESVEQGQKERECGIYRVTLNKNGWWTSLIVDDYLPVAGGRPKFARSKGDPAELWPSILQKAYAKVFGGYGFIVAGDPLHALQDMSGFPCSSFDNAFVESTINETYELFAHLKNYSDLGYQLVFTTPTREAIMTARGAISCGSPVQAERAYERSSLLLGHTYSVIRVGYFVEHDLRLLQLRNPWSQSSSDWNGPWNKRDENWNKYTEVADYFHFDSSDDGTFFMEWTDVQDYFVSCGVCFIQSPTYDYRIRGTFFQNVPTTCLEISVTRPMLINIILSQEDKRGTNKSENAPIMISVTHGMGAMTPMRVDLNSGFDNDHPSPEYAFLQSRDVSMFYEFKPENSPYLVVPRAISQFAKLPFTVGLLCPYEIGKETSEVRVAFRALAPENRIFDNFQKFNCETVATETEFQAKGPKQFFPDIYVGTIIQTSDD; encoded by the coding sequence ATGACGGCCGTGAACGGAAAGGTAGACGAGTTCGATGAGGGCTCCGTCACACAGAAGAAGTACGGCCCCAACGACTACCGGTACGGCGAGCCGGTGTACAAGGGCGACGCAACGCCGTGCTTCGAAGACGGCCTTCTCTTCCGCATTGTggagaaaaacaacaaccgCTGGTCCTTTTACAATGATACCACCCACACGCAGATGAATGTGCAGATTGTGTTTGGCCGCAACTCTTCCctgcgtgcgctggagaACACAGAGATGGTGAAGCTGGAGAACGGCTCCTACCGCGCTACTGTAACGGTGTACCCGATGGAGACAGAGTTGTTTGTGGAGGGTGAGGTAAACGGCTTCACTAGCAATATTCGTGCTCTGCCGCTAACGGAGGATTACCTCAAGGACATGGCTCGTCAGGATTACGAGTTCATCAAACAAGAGACGGCGACCCTGTACAACGCTGTGGACAAGAACGCTACGACTGATGACATGGTTCGCAAGTGCGTGCAGAGCAAAATCAAGTTTGTCGACTTTGCTTTCCCCCCGGAGCAGAAGTCGCTGCAGATCGGCTCTCTCATGAAGCTGAAGGTGCTGGCGTGGGAGCGGCCGGGTATGTTCCTTTCCGACGAGAACGCCCGGCAGGCGCGCCTGTTTCGCAACGGCGTGCACCCATCCAACATCGACGAGGGTGATTTGGGTGACTCGTGGCTGACGGGGGCGATGGCAGCGTTGTCTGAGTTCCCGGACAAGATCCGTGATATCTTCCGCCACCCCGAGAGCGTGGAGCAGGGGCAGAAGGAGCGCGAGTGCGGCATCTACCGTGTGACGTTGAACAAGAACGGCTGGTGGACGAGTTTGATTGTCGACGACTACCTTCCGGTGGCTGGCGGCCGCCCAAAATTTGCCCGGTCCAAGGGCGATCCGGCCGAGTTGTGGCCCTCCATTCTCCAGAAGGCGTACGCGAAGGTCTTCGGCGGCTACGGATTCATCGTTGCTGGAGAcccgctgcacgcgctgcaggacATGTCCGGATTCCCGTGCTCCTCCTTTGATAACGCGTTCGTGGAGAGCACTATCAACGAGACGTATGAGCTGTTCGCGCACCTCAAGAACTACAGTGACCTGGGCTACCAGCTTGTGTTCACCACGCCGACCCGCGAAGCCATCATGACGGCTCGCGGCGCCATCAGCTGTGGCTCCCcggtgcaggcggagcgcgcGTACGAGAGATCCagcctgctgctgggccACACCTACTCCGTGATTCGCGTGGGCTACTTCGTGGAGCACGACCTgcgccttctgcagctgcggaaCCCGTGGTCGCAGTCCTCCTCGGACTGGAATGGTCCGTGGAACAAGCGCGACGAGAACTGGAACAAGTACACGGAGGTGGCAGACTACTTCCACTTTGacagcagcgatgacggcACCTTCTTCATGGAGTGGACCGACGTGCAGGACTACTTTGtcagctgcggcgtgtgcttCATTCAGAGCCCCACGTACGACTACCGCATCCGCGGCACCTTCTTCCAGAACGTGCCAACGACATGCCTGGAGATCTCCGTTACACGTCCGATGCTGATCAACATTATTCTCTCGCAGGAAGACAAGCGTGGCACCAACAAGAGCGAGAACGCGCCGATCATGATTAGTGTGACGCACGGCATGGGGGCGATGACGCCGATGCGCGTGGACTTGAACAGCGGCTTCGACAACGACCACCCGTCGCCTGAGTACGCATTCCTGCAGAGTCGTGACGTGAGCATGTTCTACGAATTCAAGCCGGAAAACTCGCCGTACCTTGTGGTGCCGCGTGCCATCAGCCAGTTCGCCAAGCTTCCCTTCACGGTAGGCCTACTGTGCCCGTACGAAATCGGCAAGGAGACGAGCGAGGTCCGCGTGGCCTTCCGCGCCCTCGCCCCGGAGAACCGCATCTTCGACAACTTCCAGAAGTTCAACTGCGAGACGGTGGCAACAGAGACGGAGTTTCAGGCAAAGGGCCCGAAGCAGTTCTTCCCTGACATCTACGTGGGTACGATCATCCAGACGTCTGACGACTAA
- a CDS encoding putative calpain-like cysteine peptidase translates to MLDEFREDSVEPLPMDASKSPSTPWVNWGPSIDGEATPCFQDGFLYRIIDSKKKVWALYNDTFVYEMYATFIFCPVSNMEPITASLSASESGGEVDDKNRVVARVEGNELTISMAVYPMETIEFVRGDMSKYSCHFDGKPLSKEYLQRETALANAELEKNKVTLARFIHTSVDPEDVLTLCKKHRLGFIDPSFPPGQHSLDGDRGLIAPSGWRRPVGYLPLGLKGQIRLFRRRVTPSAPQRGELGNSWVVSAMAALAEHPDYIKEMFRHPFSSEETQRDEAVGAYRVWLNKDGLWQSVLVDSYLPVVGKQQRYARSANEPCEMWVSYLEKAYAKRYHSYSNIASGDPLFGIRDFTGFPTSRLDVRFRECVTDPVKSDMFFLRMVRDYENRHLVLLSTPGTSDPRSAHSTYKEKGIFVGYAYAVLEARAIEFPTLRRKKVPPLRLLRLRNAWEAAAKWSGKWSDDSPMWQTYPEACVAFPQHSGNDGTFIMEWSEVLEIFVGCGVVFNHFGYVDYRVPFEFRGSVPDLCLEIHVTEPTTLTLILSQPDTKGTVRESEDYNPVMISIAGASSTPTTPFSQDGSKRSSGTSSHSMMTASTQLMARDYSLLVNSSADAETPSKSFTFLQGRDISAIYTFIPEQSPYLVVPRLLVQQSSGSNGTRPSSAAVTSASNSAVTWPCVLGVLSQLAFTPNGQAHVRLRKLPANSLVFDNYLSFANDSVEVEKTFYVKRSGTSMTHRSASELQ, encoded by the coding sequence ATGCTCGATGAGTTTCGTGAGGACTCAGTCGAGCCGCTACCTATGGATGCCAGTAAGAGCCCATCAACGCCATGGGTGAACTGGGGGCCGTCCATCGACGGCGAGGCTACCCCGTGCTTCCAGGACGGTTTTCTCTATCGGATTATTGATTCCAAGAAGAAAGTCTGGGCGCTGTATAATGACACGTTTGTCTACGAAATGTATGCCACCTTTATTTTTTGCCCTGTGTCGAACATGGAGCCCATcaccgcctcgctctctgcgtcggagagcggcggcgaggtggatgACAAGAaccgcgtcgtcgccagGGTCGAGGGCAACGAGCTGACAATCTCCATGGCTGTCTATCCGATGGAGACGATCGAGTTCGTCCGGGGCGACATGTCGAAGTACAGTTGTCACTTCGACGGCAAGCCGCTCTCAAAAGAGTACCTTCAACGCGAAACAGCCTTGGCAAATGCCGAGCTAGAAAAGAACAAGGTGACGCTCGCGAGGTTCATCCACACCTCCGTGGACCCTGAGGATGTGCTGACGTTGTGCAAAAAACACCGTTTGGGGTTTATCGACCCTTCCTTCCCTCCCGGCCAGCACTCGCTTGACGGGGATCGAGGCCTGATTGCGCCGagcgggtggcggcgcccGGTGGGATATCTGCCTCTCGGGTTGAAGGGTCAAATTCGTCTGTTTCGGCGTCGTGTAACCCCTTCTGCCCCACAGCGTGGTGAATTGGGCAATTCGTGGGTGGTGAGCGCtatggcggcgctggcggaaCACCCGGACTACATCAAGGAAATGTTTCGGCACCCCTTCAGCTCCGAAGAGACGCAGCGAGACGAGGCAGTTGGGGCGTACCGGGTTTGGCTGAACAAAGACGGTCTCTGGCAGTCGGTGCTCGTCGACAGCTATCTCCCCGTAGTgggcaagcagcagcgctacgCCCGCAGCGCCAACGAGCCGTGCGAGATGTGGGTGTCGTATCTCGAGAAGGCGTATGCGAAGCGTTATCACAGCTACAGCAACATCGCCAGCGGCGATCCGCTCTTTGGAATTCGCGACTTCACCGGATTTCCTACGTCGCGGCTGGACGTCCGCTTTCGTGAGTGTGTCACGGACCCAGTGAAGAGCGATATGTTTTTCCTTCGCATGGTACGGGACTACGAGAACAGGCACCTTGTGTTGCTGAGCACTCCCGGCACCAGCGACCCGCGCTCTGCCCATAGCACATACAAAGAGAAGGGTATTTTTGTAGGCTACGCCTATGCAGTGCTAGAAGCTCGCGCGATTGAATTTCCGACGTTGCGGCGGAAGAAGGtaccaccgctgcggctgctgcggctgcgcaacgcgtgggaggcggcggccaagTGGAGTGGCAAGTGGTCCGACGACTCGCCGATGTGGCAGACGTACCCGGAAGCGTGTGTTGCGTTTCCGCAGCACAGCGGGAATGACGGAACGTTCATCATGGAGTGGTCGGAGGTGCTGGAAATCTTTGTTGGCTGCGGCGTTGTGTTTAACCACTTCGGCTACGTGGACTACCGTGTCCCCTTCGAGTTCCGGGGCTCTGTGCCGGACCTGTGCCTCGAGATTCACGTGACGGAGCCGACAACATTGACGCTCATTCTGTCGCAGCCAGACACCAAGGGCACGGTGAGGGAGTCGGAGGACTACAACCCTGTCATGATCTCCATAGCGggtgcctcctccaccccgaCGACCCCGTTTTCCCAGGACGGCAGCAAGCGTAGTAGCGGGACCTCCAGTCACTCCATGATGACGGCCAGTACGCAGCTGATGGCGCGCGATTACTCTCTCCTCGTCAACTCCTCTGCGGACGCCGAGACGCCGTCAAAGAGCTTCACGTTCTTGCAGGGTCGCGACATAAGCGCCATATACACGTTCATCCCAGAGCAGTCGCCGTACCTCGTCGTACCGCGTCTGCTCGTGCAGCAGTCTagcggcagcaacggaaCGAGGCCGTCCAGTGCGGCTGTGACATCGGCATCAAACAGCGCTGTGACGTGGCCATGCGTGCTCGGCGTTCTTTCACAGCTTGCCTTTACCCCAAACGGACAGGCGCATGTTCGTCTGCGCAAGTTGCCAGCGAACAGTCTCGTCTTCGACAACTACCTCAGCTTCGCCAACGACTCCGTGGAGGTCGAGAAGACCTTCTACGTGAAACGCTCCGGCACCAGTATgacgcaccgcagcgcgtcAGAACTACAGTAG